The Melospiza melodia melodia isolate bMelMel2 unplaced genomic scaffold, bMelMel2.pri scaffold_264, whole genome shotgun sequence genome includes the window TGAGGGCCCAGACAGGCCTCGTTCACACCggcccgtccctgtccctgtccccatgccctgtccccatgccctgtCAGTGTCCCCCACTGTGTCCCCAACATGTCCCCATCCCCTCAGAGGACATCGAGGTGCGTTTCTGGGCCGAGGGCCCAGACAGGCCTCGTTCACGCaggcccgtccctgtccccatgccctgtcactgtcactgtccccatgccctgtcagtgtccccattgtgtccccacaCCCTGTCAGTGTCCCCACACCCtgtcagtgtccccagggtgtccccaacaCGTCCCCATCCCCACAGTGAACATCGAGGTGCGTTTCTGGGCTGAGGGCCCAGACAGGCCTCGTTCACGCaggcccgtccctgtccccatgccctgtCACTGTCGCTGTCCCCATGCCCCATCagtgtccccattggtgtccccacaCCCTGTCAGTGTCCCCACACCCtgtcagtgtccccagggtgtccccaacaCGTCCCCATCCCCACAGTGAACATCGAGGTGCGTTTCTGGGCTGAGGGCCCAGACAGGCCTCGTTCGCTCAGgcccgtccctgtccccgtccccatgccctgtccccatgccctgtcagtgtccccattgtgtccccatcccctcagAGGACATCGAGGTGCGTTTCTGGGCCGAGGGCTGGGAGGCCAAGGGCTCCTTCGCGCAGGCCGACGTTCACCGCCAGGTCGCCATCGTGTTCCGCACGCCGCCGTTCCGGGACCCCGCGCTGCGCGCCCCGGTCACCGTGCGCATGGAGCTGCAGCGGCCCTCGGACCGCCAGCGCAGCGCCCCCGTGGACTTCCGATACCTGCCCCACCAGGGTGGGCTTGGGTGGGGGGGATACGGGGGTctgtggggggctgtggggtcattttgtggatttgggggtgatttggAATATTCCAGATCCCAGGAGCTGCAGTTCCCATTGATTTCCCGTTCCTGCCCCACCAGGGTGGGCTTGGGCAGGGGTCTGAGGGGGTCTAGGGGCGGTTATGGGGTCATTTTGTGGGTCTGGGGGTCTCTGGGGTCCCCTTTGTGACATTCCTGGGTCCCTTAGGGACATTCCTGCGTCCCTGGATCCCATTGATTCCCATTCCCACTGCAGCTCCCAGTGATTCCCATTCCCATTGCAGTCCCCATTGATTTCCCGTTCCTGCCCCATCAGGGTGGGCTTGGGCAGGGGTCTGAGGGGGTCTAGGGGCGGTTATGGGGTCATTTTGTGGGTCTGGGGATCTCTGGGGTCCCTTTGTGACATTCCCAGGTCCCTGGATCCCATTGATTCCCATTCCCACTGCAGCTCCCATTGATTTCCTGTTCCTGCCCCACCAGGGTGGGcttgggaggggtctgggggctcccaggGGGTCCCAGGCAGGTGACGGCCCTAACTGGGGTCTGactggtgtccctggtgtccctggtgcAGGGGACCTGCAGTGCATCGAGGAGAAGCGCAAGAGGACGCGGGAAACGTTCCGCTCCTTCATCCAGCGCAGCCCCCTGCCCggtgggggctttggggggcttgggggggatttggggggattattggggtccctggggggttCTGGAGGGGGAGTTGGGGGTttctgggggagatttggggggattATTGGGGTCCTTGGGGGGTTATTTGAGTCCTTGGGGATATTATTGAGGTCCCTGGgggggctttggggtgggtctggggggggggatttggggtccctgggaggatttggggggattgttggggttCCTTGCGGGGCTTTGGGTGAATTATTGGGGtccttggggggatttgggggaaattgagGTGCCTGGGGTGGGGGGGGCTTCGGGGAGATTTGGGGTCCCTTGGGAGGTTTGGCGGgggggactttgggggaattATTGGGGTCCCTAGGGGGGTcttgggagggattttggggtcctggggggaatctggggggatttggggtccctgggaggttttggggttcccggggGGGGTCCCTGACCCCCATTTCTccctcccccagcccccagcGAGTCGCGCCCCCCCCGGCGCCTGGCGGTGCCATCGAGACCCCCCCAGAACACCCAGAACGCCCCCAGTGCCGGTGagcggggactgggagggactgggagggaactgggggggactgggagggaactgggagggactgggagggaactggggggactggaatggactgggggggactgggatggaactgggagggaactgggagggaactggagggactggggggaactgggagggactgggagggaactggggggactggaatggactgggagggaactgggagggactggggggaactgggagggaagtgtggactgggatggactgggagggactggggggaaaatgggggggtgggaggaaaggagggaattggggagggggaaattggggggtaaatggggctgggggcgattttgggggtaCAATGCGGGAATTGGGGGGGGGTCGAGCCTCCCCCtcaccctcccctcccccccccagctccctccttcTCCTTCGGGGGGCTCCTGGGGGCGCCGCCCCCCCCCGAGGCCGAGCCTTTGTCGGAggcgctgctgcagctgcaatttGAGGAGGGGTCCCCCCAAATCCCCGACATTGGGGGGGGGGTCCAGCAGCGCTGCCGCCCCCTCCCCCCAGTTGGATTTCGGGGGCCCTTTTGGGGGACACCCCCTTCCCCCCCGCTGGACCCCCTGAACCCCTCGGAGCTCCAGCGCCTGTTGGgaccccccgagcccccctccaATTTCGGGGACCCCTCCCCGGATGATTTTGGGGCGGGGGGTTTCGGAGCTGCCGCCCCCCGctcaggattttgggggggggtccccCCATGCTGCTGTCGTACCCCGAGGCCATCGCGCGCCTCGTGCAGGGGGCGCCCCccgaaatggggctgggggcggaGCTGGGGGCGGGGCCCCAGCAGAGGgcgggggccgggggcggggctggggctgggggcggggctcgggggggggagggggaggacTCGCTGCCCTCGCTGGGCGAGCTCGACTTCAGCGCCTTCCTCAGCCAGTTCCCATCGTCgtgactgggacggactgggacaaactgggagggaccgGGATGGGCTTTGGTGgctactgggagggactgggagccactgggatggactgggacagggcTTTGGGGTGGCTTGagggttactgggagttactgggagggactgggagccacTGGAAGGGTctaggggggctttgggggggtttgggggttactgggagccactgggacaggctgggatggactgtggGAGGCTACTGGGGCCTACTGGGGAGTTCAGGGCCTACTGGGAGGGTCTGAGGccttactgggagctactgggaggcTTTTAGGGGTTACTGGGACTTattgggagttactgggagttactgggatggactgagagGGCGCCTGGGAGGGTTCAGGAGctactggggggcactgggaggctcTGAGGctttactgggagttactgggaggctTCTGATGTTTACTGGGACTTACTGGGAAGCTTTTAGGGGTTACTGGGAGGCTGCTGGGGAGCATTGAGGGCTACTGGGTCTTAGCGGGAGTCGCTGGGAGCTCTGTGCGGTTACTGGGACacaactgggagtcactgggaattCCATgcggttactgggagctactgggaggaCATCGAGTGCctactggggttactgggaggacACCGAGTGCCTACTGGGTTTACTGGGAGACTACCAAGGTGCCTTTTTGGGGGGGTCCCCGCTTCGCCCCGCCCCCCGGGGCACAGCAGCCAATGGGAACGTGCCTGCCCCTCCCTCCTTGCCTTAGCCCCGCCCCCTGGAAGTGCctttgggggaggggaaagccccGCCCCTTCCCCACCCCAATAAACGGTCCAAGGCCCGTCTGCGTTTGATTGACAGCTGATGAGCGTGGTTTGTACACAAAGGGGAGTGGTTATCGAGGGAGGGGGCGTGGTTTTTGGAGGGGCGTGGCTTTATTTGCAGGGGCCTGTCCATTTTGGCTCTGCCTCCGGCGGGGCGGGGCTTTGGAGGGAAGGGGCGTGGCCTCGTCCCGgaaggggcggggcggggcgcgccGGGGAGGCCGCGGCggagccgagcggggccggggccgggccgggagcggccggagcggggccgggagcggcgggagcggggccgggcgggagcggccgGGATCCCCCGGGAGCCCCCGGGGCCAGCGAGGCGGCCATGCCGAGCAAGAAGAAGAAATACAACGCGCGCTTCCCGCCGGTACCGGCTCTGAGAGGGAGACGAGGCCACCATGACAGCCTAGGGGGAGGCGGGAATCGGGGGTTACCATGGCAACGGGCAGGGCGGGGAAACGGGGGTTGCCGTGGCAACGGGCGGGGCGGGGGGTCAGGTCACCATGGCAACGAGGGTGGGTCGTGAGGGTCACCATGGGAACCGTGGGGGGGCGGGGCAAGGCTGAGGGTGGGCGGGGTttgggcgggcgggggcgggggtgTTGGGAGAGGTGGGGGCGTGGCCAAAGGGGTGGGCGGGGCTCTCCATGTGAGGGTGGGATGCTCCAGGTGAGTGCTCAGGTGAGGCTGGGGCTCTCCAGGTGAGCGCTCAGGTGTGGGCGGGGCTCTCCAGGTGAAGGCGGGGGTCAGGTGAGGCTGGGGCTCTCCAGGTGAGCGCTCAGGTGAGGGCGGGGCTCTGTGCAGGCGCGGATCAAGAAGATCATGCAGACGGACGAGGAGATCGGGAAGGTGGCGGCCGCCGTGCCCGTCATCATCTGTATCctctggcacacctgggcacacctgtgacccctccctgcacacctgggcacgccTGGGACCCCGCCCTGCTCACCTGGGACCCTGCCTTGCTCACCTGTGTCCCTGGGGGGTGTCCCCTGTGTAGCTGGGGGTGTTAACTGCACACCTGGGGGGTGTTACCTGCacatctgtgtgtctgtccccgcACACTTGACCATCCCTGcacacctgtctgtctgtcctgcacaCCTGGGGGGTGTTAGCTGTGTTCCTGGGGGTGTTACCTGCCCacctgtccgtccgtccgtccgtccttaCCTGTGCGCTCCCAGCGCGGGCCCTGGAGC containing:
- the LOC134433788 gene encoding LOW QUALITY PROTEIN: transcription factor p65-like (The sequence of the model RefSeq protein was modified relative to this genomic sequence to represent the inferred CDS: deleted 2 bases in 1 codon), producing the protein MPCQCPHCVPIPSEDIEVRFWAEGWEAKGSFAQADVHRQVAIVFRTPPFRDPALRAPVTVRMELQRPSDRQRSAPVDFRYLPHQGDLQCIEEKRKRTRETFRSFIQRSPLPAPSESRPPRRLAVPSRPPQNTQNAPSAAPSFSFGGLLGAPPPPEAEPLSEALLQLQFEEGSPQIPDIGGGVQQRCRPLPPVGFRGPFWGTPPSPPLDPLNPSELQRLLGPPEPPSNFGDPSPDDFGAGGFGAAAPRSILGGGPPMLLSYPEAIARLVQGAPPEMGLGAELGAGPQQRAGAGGGAGAGGGARGGEGEDSLPSLGELDFSAFLSQFPSS